The sequence AACGCGGCCGAAAGAGCACATCGCACCATTTTTCAGGAAGCAGTCTGTTCCTGTGCTGCGATAATGAAGTCCGCCAGAGCAGCGATCGATGCGAAAGCCGTTTTTGCTGCTTCTTCGTCCGCGATCACGACTTCGAATTCTTCCTCGATCAGGACGACGAATTCGAGGGCGTCAATCGAATCCAGCCCCAGGCCATCGCCGAAGATGGCGTCGTCGTCGACAATCTCGGCCGGGGACACCTCGAGACGAAGGCCGTCGACCAGCAGTTCCTTGGAGCGTTCGATTATTTCGCTTCGCGACCTCATCTTGATCGAATGCTTACTTCTAGATTCCCGGTGGTACAAGGAGCGGAAACCATGAAAAAGTCCTGAATCCGGGCCCGGCAAGTGAATTTCATCCAAACCGGAAACATATATTCAGCAGGGGGCCGCCTTGCCCAAGAGATCAAGAAACGCGAGACTGGAGCAGGTAGACTTTCATGGAACTTGAACTGCAGGGAAAAAAAGCTTTGGTCACGGGGGCCAGTCGCGGAATCGGCCTGAGCATAGCGAAACGACTCTCGGCCGAGGGCGTTACTGTCGCCATGAATGCCGGGCACGACGAAGAACGTCTGGACGCGGCCGTGGGCGGCGTCCAGAATGCCGTCGCCGCATTCGGCGATATCTCCGACCCGTCCGCAGTCGATGCTCTTTTCAAGGGACTGAAAAAAAGCATCGGCGGCATCGACATTCTGGTTCATAACGCCGCTCGCACCAGCGATGGGCTTCTGATGATGATGAATCATGCAAGTTGGCGAGAGACTCTCGATGTCTCCCTCGATGGCGCCTTCCTATGCTCCAAGGCCGCCCTGCGATCCATGATTGCCGCTCGCGGCGGGAGAATCATTCAGGTCATCTCGCCAGCGGCCTTTCTCGGCAAGCCCGGTGCCGCCAACTACGCTGCGGCGAAAGCCGGTCTGCTCGGACTGACCAAGACGTTGGCCGGCGAGGTCGGTCGCTACGGCATAACCGCGAACGCCATCTGTCCCGGCTGGGTGGATACCGAACTGATCGCGGGAATGGAACCGGAAATTCGCTCACTTGAGGAATCTCGAATTCCCCTGGGCCGGTTCGCTGAAACCGAAGAAATCGCAGACGCCGTTCTCTTTCTGGCTTCACGGCGGGCAAACTATATCACCGGCACGACTCTGGTCGTCGATGGTGGTTTGACGATGCACGGATGAGACGAGTTTATATCACCGGCATGGGTGCGATCACCGCAGCGGGCCCCGATGTCGCGTCCTTGATGAAAGCGCTGCGCGAAAATCGCTCCTGCATAGGACCGCTCGATCTGTTTCCCACCGGCGACACCCCTGTCCAGATCGCCGGGCAAGTCGGCGATATACCCGCGCCTGAAACGCTCGATCGTAAAGATCTTCAACGCGCTTCACGCAGCGACCTGCTTGCGGCCGCAGCCACAGCCGAAGCATTCGCCGAATCGGGCCTGGCCGCAGCGCCTCCCGACCCCGCCAGGTTTGGCGTGGCGATCGGAAGCTCGACCGGGGGGATGCTCGAAACTGAATCCTACTACGAATCCTACCATTCGGGCCTTCCCCTGAACCCACACAGGCGAACCCTGCTATCGGCGACCGTCGGAGCCAGCGCAGACCTTGTTGCCAGCATGGTCGGGGCACAGGGCCGACGCCTCGCGCCCTCCACCGCATGCTCCAGCAGCGCTCTGGCCATCGCGATGGGCAAATTATGGATTGAATCCGATGCCGCCGATGTTGTGGTGGCCGGAGGTACGGATGCCCTCTGCCGCATGACCTTCTCGGGATTCCAATCTCTGCGCGCGATGAGTCCGGAACCGTGCCGGCCTTTCGATCTCAATCGTCAGGGTCTCTCCCTTGGCGAAGGCGCTGGTATCGTGATTCTGGAGTCGGAAAGCCACGCCGCCAAACGAGGCGCACTCCCTCTCGCGCGAGTCGCCGGAGCCGGTATGTCCTGCGATGCAACGCATCCAACCGCTCCGCACGAAGAAAGCCGCGGCGCCATTGCCGCACTCAGCGGCGCACTCGAGGATGCGGGACTCGTGCCGGGCGATATTGATTATATCAATGCGCACGGCACTGGTACTCCACAAAACGATGCCGCCGAGGCCCGCGCGATCCGACGAGTTCTCGGAGATACGGGTGATTGTCCGGTATCTTCCACCAAGGGTGTTTTCGGGCATCTCCTCGGGGCCGCTGGCTCTGTCGAGGCAATTTTGTCGAGCCGCGCCATGATCGAAGGCTTTCTTCCGCCACAGGTCGGGCTGCTCGATCCCGACCCCGAGTGTCTTCTTTCGTTCGTGCGCGAGCCTCGCCCCGCTGTCCTCGAAACTGTCGTTTCCAATTCCTACGGTTTCGGCGGGAACAACGTCAGTCTCGCTC is a genomic window of Candidatus Binatia bacterium containing:
- a CDS encoding phosphopantetheine-binding protein — translated: MRSRSEIIERSKELLVDGLRLEVSPAEIVDDDAIFGDGLGLDSIDALEFVVLIEEEFEVVIADEEAAKTAFASIAALADFIIAAQEQTAS
- a CDS encoding SDR family NAD(P)-dependent oxidoreductase, with translation MELELQGKKALVTGASRGIGLSIAKRLSAEGVTVAMNAGHDEERLDAAVGGVQNAVAAFGDISDPSAVDALFKGLKKSIGGIDILVHNAARTSDGLLMMMNHASWRETLDVSLDGAFLCSKAALRSMIAARGGRIIQVISPAAFLGKPGAANYAAAKAGLLGLTKTLAGEVGRYGITANAICPGWVDTELIAGMEPEIRSLEESRIPLGRFAETEEIADAVLFLASRRANYITGTTLVVDGGLTMHG
- a CDS encoding beta-ketoacyl-[acyl-carrier-protein] synthase family protein, translating into MRRVYITGMGAITAAGPDVASLMKALRENRSCIGPLDLFPTGDTPVQIAGQVGDIPAPETLDRKDLQRASRSDLLAAAATAEAFAESGLAAAPPDPARFGVAIGSSTGGMLETESYYESYHSGLPLNPHRRTLLSATVGASADLVASMVGAQGRRLAPSTACSSSALAIAMGKLWIESDAADVVVAGGTDALCRMTFSGFQSLRAMSPEPCRPFDLNRQGLSLGEGAGIVILESESHAAKRGALPLARVAGAGMSCDATHPTAPHEESRGAIAALSGALEDAGLVPGDIDYINAHGTGTPQNDAAEARAIRRVLGDTGDCPVSSTKGVFGHLLGAAGSVEAILSSRAMIEGFLPPQVGLLDPDPECLLSFVREPRPAVLETVVSNSYGFGGNNVSLALSRT